A single Tuberibacillus sp. Marseille-P3662 DNA region contains:
- a CDS encoding ABC-three component system middle component 7, whose amino-acid sequence MLVPNKAMSFKESVIGKVPIILNLIKDEDLSIHELFIKTQGHFEAIDEFIYSLDVLYLLNSIEVDFNKGVVKYVNRD is encoded by the coding sequence GTGTTAGTTCCAAACAAAGCGATGAGTTTTAAGGAGTCTGTTATAGGTAAAGTGCCTATAATTCTTAATTTAATAAAAGATGAGGATTTATCTATTCATGAATTGTTTATAAAGACGCAAGGTCACTTTGAAGCAATAGATGAATTTATATACTCACTAGATGTATTATATTTGCTTAACTCGATTGAAGTTGACTTTAATAAAGGAGTAGTAAAATATGTTAATAGAGATTAG
- a CDS encoding AAA family ATPase, with the protein MNKRRRRRQAVFDGIKEISVEGYKSIDKETDIEIKPLTVMAGTNSSGKSSFIQPLLLMKQTLEESFDPGALLLNGPNVRFTSNDQLLFKNPRANNLTYFSVGFKLGSDESCKVFFKKGKTGFIVDKVEYNVYNFSGQNDTIDSFTLHSKMKGEELFDFIPEYLIDIVNRLEDSDYDVIVKRNRCFLKGVITLGEDRFLTDFPINSFEREIRKIIHLPGLRGNPERNYPTTAVDSDYEELFLPGTFEKYVASIITQWQNNEEDKLSELENDLKSIGLTNRIKAKKINDTQVSLNVGRNIEGVNENDDLINIADVGLGVSQTLPVVVALIFAKPGQMVYIEQPEIHLHPRAQYFFAKLLAKASARGVIVVVETHSSILLRGIQTIAANNNLSHNKVKLHWFRKSSSDGATEVISSDLDENGTFGEWPVDFDDVELSAEAHYLDATTNSRNGGF; encoded by the coding sequence GTGAATAAAAGAAGGCGAAGAAGACAGGCAGTGTTTGATGGAATAAAAGAAATATCAGTAGAAGGTTATAAATCAATTGATAAAGAAACTGATATTGAGATTAAGCCTTTGACAGTAATGGCGGGAACCAATAGTTCAGGGAAATCCAGCTTTATTCAACCTTTGCTATTAATGAAGCAAACATTAGAAGAGAGTTTTGATCCTGGAGCATTGCTGTTAAATGGACCTAATGTAAGATTTACTTCTAACGATCAATTACTATTTAAGAATCCAAGAGCAAATAATCTAACATATTTTTCTGTTGGGTTTAAACTTGGCTCAGATGAGTCTTGTAAAGTATTTTTCAAAAAAGGGAAAACCGGATTTATAGTAGATAAGGTTGAATATAATGTGTATAATTTTTCAGGTCAAAATGACACTATTGATTCATTTACATTACATTCTAAGATGAAAGGGGAAGAGCTTTTCGACTTTATACCAGAATACCTTATCGATATCGTCAACAGACTGGAAGACAGCGATTACGATGTTATTGTTAAAAGAAATAGGTGTTTTCTAAAAGGTGTTATAACCTTAGGTGAAGATCGGTTTTTAACTGATTTTCCTATAAATTCCTTTGAGAGGGAAATTCGAAAAATAATTCATCTCCCAGGACTGAGAGGGAATCCTGAACGTAATTATCCTACAACTGCCGTAGATTCAGATTATGAGGAATTATTTTTGCCTGGTACTTTTGAAAAATATGTTGCTAGTATAATCACTCAATGGCAGAACAACGAAGAAGATAAACTCTCTGAACTTGAAAATGATTTAAAGTCTATTGGATTGACCAATAGAATCAAAGCTAAGAAGATAAACGATACTCAAGTTTCTTTGAATGTTGGAAGAAATATTGAGGGAGTAAATGAGAACGATGACCTAATTAACATTGCCGATGTTGGTTTAGGTGTTTCACAAACATTACCTGTGGTAGTAGCACTAATTTTCGCAAAGCCTGGTCAAATGGTTTACATTGAACAACCTGAAATTCATTTACATCCAAGAGCTCAATATTTCTTTGCAAAATTATTAGCGAAAGCTTCCGCTCGAGGAGTTATTGTAGTTGTTGAAACTCATAGTTCGATATTATTAAGAGGAATTCAAACAATAGCTGCTAATAATAATTTAAGTCACAATAAGGTAAAACTCCATTGGTTTAGAAAAAGTTCTTCAGATGGTGCAACTGAAGTGATAAGTTCTGATCTAGATGAGAATGGTACATTTGGAGAATGGCCTGTTGACTTTGATGACGTAGAGTTATCTGCAGAAGCTCATTATTTAGATGCAACAACAAATAGTAGAAATGGTGGATTTTAA
- a CDS encoding terminase large subunit, with protein MTTTSTNSKSTGIIKILAKPSSHLLVNWYAEQVVKGNILASKKNILAAKRHLKDLKRQGTEDFPWVFDEEKGHRPIRFMEKYCKPSKGDYDQLILQAWQHFIIGSLYGWVHKDTGIRRFREGLIFIGRKNGKSTMISGLSNFAVSKDGENGADIYLLANSKQQASIIFEEAKAMVKKSPSLRKQYRPLQYEIKYEKNFSKIEARASDSEKLDGLNTHLGVFDEIHEFKDYKLINIIKKSRGSRKQPLILYITTAGYQLDGPLVKYYEDGSDVLDGVIEDERTFYFLAELDSEDEFEKPEMWVKANPNMGLSLDLETLKEDWEKEKRTPQERADFITKQFNIFADTSEQSFLDYEVIKRNEKQLDITSLDGMPCVGGFDLSTTEDFTSACLEFPLLDTGEVFVLSHSWIPRKKVMTDNEKIPYMEYAKEGLLTICDGEYVDYTQVYDWFIEQSQKYQIDKITYDPANAFRLVKDLESNGFEMELVRQGYKTLSPALKDIKELFLDGKVISNKNKLLRWYINNVKLVEDRNGNWMPTKQNRYRKIDGFAALLNAHSQVMEQLVVPQGDGNIGVMSMSDLLS; from the coding sequence ATGACGACGACTTCGACCAATTCTAAGTCAACCGGAATCATTAAAATACTTGCTAAACCATCGTCGCATCTACTTGTCAATTGGTATGCTGAGCAAGTTGTCAAAGGGAACATTTTAGCCAGTAAAAAGAATATTTTGGCGGCAAAACGGCATTTGAAAGACTTAAAAAGGCAAGGAACCGAGGATTTCCCTTGGGTTTTTGATGAAGAAAAAGGTCATCGCCCGATTCGTTTTATGGAAAAATACTGTAAACCGTCAAAAGGGGACTATGATCAACTCATCCTTCAAGCTTGGCAACATTTCATCATTGGATCACTTTATGGGTGGGTTCATAAGGATACCGGGATAAGGCGCTTTCGTGAGGGTCTTATTTTTATTGGCCGAAAAAACGGAAAATCAACGATGATATCCGGATTATCTAACTTTGCAGTATCCAAAGATGGTGAAAATGGGGCCGATATTTATCTTTTGGCTAACTCTAAGCAGCAAGCTAGTATCATTTTTGAGGAAGCCAAGGCGATGGTTAAGAAGTCACCGTCATTGCGTAAACAGTATCGACCTTTGCAATATGAAATTAAATATGAGAAGAACTTCTCTAAAATCGAAGCCAGGGCATCTGACAGTGAAAAGCTGGATGGTTTAAACACTCATCTGGGCGTTTTTGATGAAATCCATGAATTCAAAGACTATAAATTGATTAATATTATCAAAAAATCCCGTGGATCCCGTAAGCAACCATTGATTTTATATATTACGACAGCTGGTTATCAGTTGGATGGTCCACTCGTTAAATATTATGAAGATGGATCCGATGTTTTAGATGGTGTAATTGAAGATGAACGGACGTTTTATTTCTTAGCTGAGCTTGATAGTGAAGATGAATTTGAAAAGCCGGAAATGTGGGTTAAAGCTAATCCGAATATGGGGTTATCGTTAGATCTTGAAACCCTGAAAGAGGATTGGGAAAAGGAAAAGCGGACACCGCAGGAACGCGCGGATTTCATTACTAAGCAGTTTAATATTTTTGCTGACACATCAGAGCAATCGTTTCTTGATTATGAAGTGATTAAAAGAAATGAAAAACAGTTAGATATCACATCACTTGATGGTATGCCTTGTGTTGGTGGTTTTGATCTTTCGACAACCGAAGACTTCACAAGCGCATGTCTTGAATTCCCTCTGCTGGATACAGGAGAGGTTTTTGTTTTGTCCCATTCATGGATTCCGAGAAAGAAGGTCATGACTGATAACGAAAAAATTCCTTATATGGAATACGCTAAAGAAGGGCTTTTGACCATATGCGACGGTGAATATGTCGATTACACTCAGGTCTATGACTGGTTCATTGAACAATCACAAAAATATCAAATTGATAAAATCACTTATGATCCGGCCAATGCGTTCCGTTTGGTTAAGGATTTGGAAAGCAATGGTTTTGAAATGGAACTAGTACGGCAAGGTTATAAGACACTAAGTCCGGCATTGAAGGATATAAAAGAACTTTTTTTGGATGGCAAAGTTATTTCAAATAAAAACAAATTGCTCCGATGGTACATCAATAATGTGAAGTTGGTTGAAGATCGAAACGGAAATTGGATGCCGACCAAACAAAATCGTTACCGTAAGATTGATGGGTTCGCTGCATTGTTAAACGCTCATTCTCAAGTAATGGAGCAATTGGTCGTACCACAAGGTGATGGGAATATTGGTGTTATGTCTATGAGTGATTTGCTTTCTTAA
- a CDS encoding Acb2/Tad1 domain-containing protein has protein sequence MNEWIENTFTYHKPDDEQIVKYQTLRTNFKHTAYQIDTLCPDSREKSLAMTKLEEAVMWANASIARNE, from the coding sequence ATGAATGAATGGATCGAAAATACTTTCACGTACCATAAACCGGATGATGAACAGATTGTGAAATATCAAACGTTGCGGACAAATTTTAAACATACTGCCTATCAGATTGATACCCTTTGCCCGGATTCTAGGGAAAAATCACTAGCTATGACTAAATTAGAAGAAGCGGTTATGTGGGCTAATGCATCTATTGCCCGTAATGAATAA
- a CDS encoding ABC-three component system protein has translation MSPKRRKLTPNENAILLSEVENMCPLCTKSLMYEKNGKTNKIFEAAHIFPLNPTSHEAQLLSDEEKLNEDVNHVDNFIALCRDCHKKFDNPRTEEEYRKLVKIKKSLIKRTQTRENYFNYGIETEIKEILMTLVEDEVESKSIPLSMNALRLEDKANKTLTVLTKRRIRGEITDYYLYIQKQFRLLNKQYPNSFDMILSQVKTFYLKLRKTESSQEEIFNRMTEWLSKKTENSNINACSIIISFFIQNCEVF, from the coding sequence ATGTCGCCTAAAAGAAGAAAACTTACCCCCAATGAAAATGCTATCCTCCTATCTGAGGTTGAAAATATGTGCCCATTATGTACGAAATCCCTTATGTATGAAAAAAACGGAAAAACAAATAAAATATTTGAAGCTGCACACATCTTCCCTTTAAATCCGACTTCTCATGAGGCCCAGTTATTAAGTGATGAAGAAAAACTTAATGAAGATGTTAATCATGTAGATAACTTTATTGCTCTGTGCCGAGACTGTCATAAAAAATTTGATAATCCCAGGACTGAAGAGGAATATCGGAAGTTAGTTAAAATTAAAAAGTCTCTAATAAAGAGGACTCAAACAAGAGAAAATTATTTTAATTATGGAATTGAAACGGAGATAAAAGAAATATTAATGACTTTGGTTGAGGATGAAGTCGAATCTAAAAGCATTCCTTTAAGTATGAATGCTTTAAGACTTGAGGATAAAGCAAATAAGACTTTAACAGTTCTAACAAAAAGAAGAATACGTGGAGAGATTACTGATTATTATCTATATATACAGAAGCAATTCAGACTTCTAAATAAACAATATCCAAACTCCTTCGATATGATTTTGTCTCAAGTCAAAACTTTTTATTTAAAATTAAGAAAAACCGAAAGTTCACAAGAGGAAATTTTTAATCGAATGACAGAATGGTTATCAAAAAAAACAGAGAATAGCAATATAAATGCGTGCAGTATTATTATTTCGTTTTTCATTCAAAACTGTGAGGTGTTTTAG
- a CDS encoding phage portal protein: MRWFLKLKMAFYGAVSAWKGQGFDFSSWFGRNFWGVDNSTLATNETIFSVITRLSNSMAMLPLKLHKNYDAVMTDSADTLINSPNPNMSSFEFMRMMETSRNSTGNGYALIERDIRMTVVRITPLDPAYVEPIFDVDGQELWYRVNGANGTYYIHNMDILHVKHIFGPGSLKGINPVKVLSNTSEFDKAVREFSLKEMQGARNSFILKYGANLDTEKRQRVIDDFKRFYKDNGGVLFQEPGVEIEKIEQKFVAADIFTSERITRARVANVFNVPVTMLNDTEGQSYSSNEQLMRMFVQLTLMPIVRQYEQEFNRKLLTPGLRSQGYYFKFNDKALLRADMAARAEYYTKAIRSGWLSQDDVRRKEDEPPVGGNASKLHVSGDLYPIDTPIEQRNRQNRHNTPSEGGD, encoded by the coding sequence TTGCGATGGTTTTTAAAGCTGAAAATGGCTTTTTACGGGGCGGTCTCGGCTTGGAAAGGTCAAGGATTTGATTTCTCAAGCTGGTTTGGCCGGAATTTTTGGGGCGTTGATAATTCAACTTTGGCAACAAATGAAACGATTTTTAGTGTTATTACTCGTCTTTCAAATAGTATGGCCATGTTACCTTTGAAGCTTCACAAAAATTATGATGCTGTGATGACTGATTCAGCTGACACATTAATTAATAGCCCAAACCCCAATATGTCATCGTTTGAGTTTATGCGAATGATGGAGACTTCGAGGAATTCAACAGGGAATGGGTATGCTTTGATTGAACGCGATATTCGCATGACGGTTGTTCGTATAACGCCACTTGATCCAGCTTATGTCGAACCTATTTTTGATGTCGATGGTCAAGAGCTGTGGTACCGAGTAAATGGCGCAAACGGTACTTACTATATTCATAATATGGACATCCTTCATGTTAAACACATTTTTGGCCCTGGTAGTTTGAAAGGGATCAATCCGGTTAAAGTGCTTTCGAATACGAGTGAATTTGACAAAGCCGTCCGGGAATTTAGTTTGAAAGAAATGCAAGGTGCGCGTAACTCATTTATCTTGAAATACGGTGCTAATCTAGATACAGAAAAGCGACAACGTGTCATCGATGATTTCAAGCGATTTTATAAAGATAATGGCGGAGTTCTCTTTCAAGAACCGGGTGTAGAAATTGAAAAAATCGAACAAAAATTTGTTGCAGCTGACATTTTTACATCTGAAAGAATTACCCGTGCTCGTGTGGCTAATGTTTTTAATGTCCCGGTCACCATGCTCAATGATACCGAGGGTCAAAGTTATTCTAGCAACGAACAGCTTATGCGGATGTTTGTTCAGTTAACTCTTATGCCCATTGTTCGGCAGTATGAGCAGGAATTTAATCGAAAATTACTTACCCCAGGCTTACGTTCACAGGGGTATTACTTTAAATTCAATGATAAGGCTTTATTGCGCGCTGACATGGCGGCCCGGGCTGAGTATTATACAAAAGCAATTCGGAGCGGTTGGTTGTCCCAAGATGATGTGAGGCGAAAAGAAGATGAACCTCCAGTGGGTGGTAATGCATCAAAATTGCACGTTAGCGGTGACTTGTACCCAATTGATACGCCTATCGAACAACGGAATAGACAAAATAGACATAATACTCCATCGGAAGGAGGTGATTGA
- a CDS encoding P27 family phage terminase small subunit produces the protein MGVPTEKKIREYLGDSYQESDEELIKLYVETHRFYRRLQSEIKKNDLLYEYTNKAGATNIVKNPLSIELTKTVQTLNNLLKSLGLTAAQRKKVVNDDDDDFDQF, from the coding sequence GTGGGTGTGCCGACAGAGAAGAAAATTCGCGAATATCTTGGTGATTCGTACCAAGAATCAGATGAAGAATTGATCAAATTATATGTTGAAACTCATCGGTTTTATAGGCGTTTACAATCAGAAATCAAGAAAAATGACCTGCTTTATGAGTATACAAATAAGGCTGGAGCAACCAATATCGTCAAAAACCCCCTTTCAATTGAGTTAACAAAGACCGTTCAGACATTGAATAATCTTTTAAAGTCGCTCGGTTTGACTGCTGCCCAACGGAAGAAAGTAGTGAACGACGATGACGACGACTTCGACCAATTCTAA
- a CDS encoding Kiwa anti-phage protein KwaB-like domain-containing protein: MDIQKLETIIKDSSYDDLNIRLFFTKKTSTPIYHTFYVDIGDDVKEQIKDITLQALNDNKEKPQKTYSPIGYYQDYLELANLSDLGHLQEVFDSYYEDEKTKKKKIQEQMDKLSYYSIKFDINTEDGLEEMIIFRKLVKFNKLKYGLTGFVSDNTFHQISENLIGIDGDIDLIYFQSEILVIRHYALEQVFSLRGVYKQKAKETLGVVKNVDKINNFDDFRKDSLNDYRIVRAFAKLNADIDRAERCLQNFEEIVTVNKKFKLQLDLDTSNHKINYNNKDQLIPISQLIRDSFYKSYLGQEDRIDEDA, encoded by the coding sequence ATGGATATCCAAAAATTAGAAACCATAATAAAAGATAGTTCATATGATGATCTTAATATTCGGCTTTTTTTTACAAAAAAAACATCCACTCCAATATATCACACATTCTATGTAGATATTGGGGATGACGTAAAAGAACAAATCAAAGATATAACTTTACAAGCATTAAACGATAATAAGGAAAAACCACAAAAAACATATAGCCCGATAGGATACTATCAGGATTATCTTGAGTTAGCTAACTTATCGGATTTGGGTCATTTGCAAGAGGTTTTCGATAGCTATTACGAAGACGAAAAAACAAAGAAAAAGAAAATACAAGAACAAATGGATAAATTAAGCTATTACAGCATCAAATTTGATATAAACACCGAAGACGGTTTGGAAGAGATGATCATTTTTAGAAAGCTGGTTAAATTTAATAAACTAAAGTATGGATTGACTGGATTTGTTTCTGATAATACCTTTCATCAAATTTCAGAAAATTTAATAGGTATAGATGGCGATATAGATTTAATTTATTTCCAAAGTGAAATCTTAGTGATTAGACATTATGCATTAGAACAAGTGTTTTCTCTAAGAGGGGTTTATAAACAAAAAGCAAAAGAAACATTAGGGGTTGTAAAAAATGTTGATAAAATCAATAATTTTGATGATTTTAGAAAAGACAGTTTAAATGATTACAGGATAGTAAGAGCTTTTGCTAAACTAAATGCTGACATTGATCGTGCGGAAAGATGTTTGCAAAACTTTGAGGAAATAGTTACAGTTAATAAAAAGTTTAAACTTCAATTAGATTTAGATACTTCGAATCATAAAATAAATTATAACAATAAAGATCAACTCATTCCTATTTCCCAACTTATAAGGGATTCTTTTTATAAAAGTTATTTAGGACAAGAGGATAGAATTGATGAGGATGCTTAA
- a CDS encoding HNH endonuclease signature motif containing protein, protein MPNKSFYKSKAWAKCRTYVLTRDHYLCQVCIKDGKLTPANTVHHIESLEDRPDLALDYHNLESICPTCHNKEHPEKGRRQGDKGKPKRNKLKVVRSCANREMT, encoded by the coding sequence ATGCCAAATAAATCATTCTATAAATCAAAAGCGTGGGCTAAGTGCCGAACCTATGTCCTAACCCGAGATCATTATCTATGTCAGGTGTGCATCAAAGATGGCAAGCTTACGCCTGCTAATACAGTACACCACATCGAATCATTAGAAGATAGACCTGACCTTGCGTTGGATTATCATAACCTTGAGTCCATCTGTCCGACTTGTCATAACAAAGAACATCCGGAGAAGGGTCGAAGACAAGGGGATAAAGGAAAACCGAAACGTAACAAGCTGAAAGTGGTTAGAAGCTGTGCCAATAGGGAAATGACGTAG
- a CDS encoding head maturation protease, ClpP-related: MVPDRQKKFWDMNMATDGSNSADIYIYGDIEKYQIIEEDVTATTFKDDLEALGEVNNINLYINSPGGNVFEGVTIYNMLQRHQAKINVHVDALAASIASVIAMAGDTIFMPNNSMMMIHNPWRLAIGNAADLRKAADDLDRIGNSVKQSYLDKTGDKLTEEKLQEMLDAETWLSANEAYEFGLCDVVEEANQMAASISDDLIQKYKNVPEKLQKQGNSPVSGEEMAERERIANEAKANSAYLDNILGGI; this comes from the coding sequence ATAGTGCCGGATAGACAGAAGAAATTCTGGGACATGAATATGGCAACTGATGGGTCTAATTCAGCAGACATTTATATCTATGGTGACATTGAAAAATATCAGATTATCGAGGAAGATGTGACTGCAACAACCTTTAAAGATGATTTGGAAGCTTTAGGAGAGGTTAACAATATCAATCTCTATATCAATTCTCCCGGCGGAAATGTTTTTGAAGGGGTTACTATTTATAATATGTTACAGCGACATCAAGCAAAAATTAATGTTCATGTGGATGCATTAGCTGCTTCCATTGCAAGTGTCATCGCTATGGCGGGTGACACTATTTTTATGCCTAATAATTCTATGATGATGATCCATAATCCGTGGCGTCTTGCTATTGGAAATGCTGCTGACTTGCGAAAAGCGGCTGATGATTTAGACCGCATTGGTAACTCTGTTAAACAGTCTTATCTGGACAAGACAGGTGATAAATTAACAGAGGAAAAGCTTCAAGAAATGCTAGACGCTGAAACATGGTTATCGGCTAATGAAGCTTATGAATTTGGTCTGTGTGACGTTGTGGAAGAAGCCAATCAAATGGCGGCTTCGATCAGTGATGATCTGATACAAAAGTATAAAAATGTTCCAGAAAAACTTCAGAAACAGGGAAATTCGCCCGTTTCTGGTGAGGAAATGGCCGAACGAGAACGCATCGCTAATGAGGCAAAAGCTAACTCAGCCTATCTTGATAATATTTTAGGAGGAATATAG